A region of Thermodesulfobacteriota bacterium DNA encodes the following proteins:
- the sucD gene encoding succinate--CoA ligase subunit alpha, whose product MSILVNKNTKVVVQGITGSAGLFHATQCREYGTKIVGGVTPGKGGTEIEGFPVFNTVSEAVKETSANTSLIFVPAPFAMDAIVEAVDAGIKLVICITEGIPTMDMIKVKKYMEGKRARLIGPNCPGVMTPGEAKVGIMPGYIHLPGRIGIISRSGTLTYEAVWQLTNLGIGQSTSVGIGGDPIVGSSFIDILKLFEKDKDTDAVVLIGEIGGSAEEDAAAFIKKSFSKPVVAFIAGATAPKGKRMGHAGAIISGSSGTAADKRAALERAGVKVCPSPAEIGETLRQAIS is encoded by the coding sequence ATGAGTATTCTCGTGAACAAGAATACCAAGGTAGTGGTTCAAGGAATCACCGGAAGCGCCGGACTTTTTCACGCCACTCAGTGTCGTGAATATGGAACAAAAATAGTCGGAGGCGTCACGCCGGGCAAAGGAGGGACAGAGATAGAAGGTTTTCCGGTTTTTAACACGGTTTCGGAAGCGGTGAAAGAAACCAGTGCGAATACGTCTCTCATATTCGTTCCCGCACCGTTCGCCATGGATGCCATTGTTGAGGCAGTAGACGCCGGGATCAAGCTGGTTATCTGTATAACCGAAGGCATACCCACCATGGATATGATAAAGGTAAAAAAATACATGGAAGGAAAACGAGCAAGGTTAATTGGTCCGAACTGCCCCGGTGTTATGACGCCGGGCGAAGCAAAAGTAGGAATCATGCCCGGATACATTCATCTTCCGGGGAGAATAGGGATAATCTCTCGGAGTGGAACCTTAACCTACGAAGCAGTATGGCAATTAACCAACCTGGGTATAGGTCAGTCGACAAGCGTAGGAATAGGCGGAGACCCGATTGTCGGCTCCAGCTTCATCGACATCCTAAAACTGTTCGAGAAGGATAAAGACACGGATGCAGTAGTGCTGATAGGAGAAATCGGTGGAAGCGCCGAAGAAGATGCGGCCGCTTTCATTAAAAAGAGCTTCAGTAAGCCGGTGGTAGCGTTCATTGCCGGGGCAACAGCCCCAAAAGGAAAGAGAATGGGCCATGCCGGCGCTATAATTTCAGGCAGTTCCGGCACGGCAGCAGACAAAAGGGCGGCTTTAGAACGCGCCGGGGTAAAGGTTTGTCCAAGCCCGGCTGAGATTGGAGAGACGCTGAGGCAGGCAATCAGTTGA
- a CDS encoding Trm112 family protein — MPIDEKLLEILACPKCKGDIRLNQDGSGLICDQCKLLYPIKDDIPIMLIEEAVKLG; from the coding sequence ATGCCCATAGACGAAAAGTTACTGGAGATACTTGCCTGTCCCAAGTGCAAGGGGGATATCCGATTAAACCAGGACGGCTCTGGTCTGATCTGCGACCAGTGCAAGCTCTTATATCCCATCAAGGACGATATCCCGATTATGCTCATCGAGGAAGCGGTAAAGCTTGGGTGA
- a CDS encoding NAD-dependent epimerase/dehydratase family protein — protein sequence MSLLITGVSGFIGSNLAERLIGEGFDIIGIDSFLDYYPKRIKENNLKKLKDNPKFRFVEGNILNLNLREILYSIEAVFHQAAIPGVRASWGKDFNQYVDNNIMGTQVLLEACKDTGIKKFIYASSSSVYGDADELPIKETTPTNPVSPYGVSKLAGEHLASLYFKGYGIPVVSLRYFTVYGPRQRPDMGFHKFISAILLGKEIEIYGTGEQTRDFTFIDDAVEANLQAYYRGKEGESYNVGGGSRIKLIEAIKIIEEISGKRANLKYKEPQRGDAKHTYADVSKAKRDFGYSPRFDIQQGLKRHYEWLKENLDVYR from the coding sequence TTGTCGTTATTAATAACCGGGGTTTCCGGTTTCATAGGTTCTAATCTTGCGGAAAGACTTATCGGGGAGGGGTTCGATATAATCGGCATTGACTCTTTTCTCGATTATTATCCCAAAAGAATCAAGGAAAACAACTTGAAGAAATTGAAAGATAACCCTAAGTTTAGGTTTGTAGAGGGCAACATACTGAACCTAAATTTGAGGGAAATTCTATACTCTATAGAGGCGGTGTTTCATCAAGCGGCCATTCCCGGTGTGAGGGCTAGCTGGGGTAAGGATTTCAATCAATACGTGGATAACAACATAATGGGAACCCAGGTTCTTCTCGAAGCGTGTAAGGATACGGGGATAAAGAAGTTTATTTACGCCTCGTCTTCTTCTGTCTACGGAGACGCGGACGAACTTCCTATCAAGGAAACTACCCCTACAAACCCGGTCTCTCCTTATGGCGTTTCTAAATTAGCCGGAGAGCATCTGGCCTCCTTATATTTCAAAGGTTACGGCATTCCTGTGGTATCGCTCAGATATTTTACGGTATATGGGCCGAGGCAGCGCCCGGATATGGGGTTTCATAAGTTCATAAGCGCGATTCTACTGGGAAAAGAAATAGAAATATACGGCACCGGAGAGCAAACCAGGGACTTTACCTTTATAGATGATGCGGTTGAAGCAAATTTACAGGCTTACTATCGAGGGAAAGAGGGTGAAAGCTATAATGTAGGCGGAGGGAGCAGGATAAAACTCATCGAGGCGATCAAAATCATCGAGGAGATTTCCGGCAAGAGAGCTAACCTAAAGTATAAAGAGCCTCAGAGGGGAGATGCAAAGCACACCTATGCCGATGTGTCGAAGGCAAAAAGGGATTTTGGCTATTCACCAAGGTTTGATATTCAACAGGGGTTAAAGAGGCATTATGAGTGGCTTAAGGAGAATTTGGATGTGTATAGATAA
- a CDS encoding glycosyltransferase family 9 protein: MRILIIRRGAVGDTVVTLPTLGILRTCYPDAYIEVIGNPDYWEIAHKRYYVDAVSKGDAKLTPELYSRGGEIGKGLSHYFSSFDLIIGYVSDPDGTLSENLRKTGAGRVVTRSPFPKGDERHAADYTALVLTEIGLEVNPPLFPKIHLNDEDLAFAYQFLSSIEHNQAETPSMASLRIEQFSHSAHKPFVAIHPRTYGIKGLPIETFVKIGKWVENTIDAKTMWITGQAEEENIDIIKLNFPSSILFHLQPLPKVAAVLRLSRFYIGCDTGISHLAAAAGAPVIALFGPTNPHVWGPRGSKVWIVKADDMAEFEDENLKEIIYKFDGIGDVKEYRILPYRPEK, encoded by the coding sequence ATGCGAATCCTAATAATTAGAAGAGGGGCCGTCGGAGATACGGTTGTCACCCTCCCTACCCTGGGAATACTAAGAACCTGTTACCCGGATGCATATATAGAGGTAATAGGTAACCCGGATTACTGGGAGATTGCACACAAAAGATACTATGTAGATGCAGTTTCCAAAGGCGATGCCAAGCTTACCCCCGAGCTTTATTCAAGGGGAGGAGAAATAGGTAAAGGTCTTTCTCATTACTTCTCTTCCTTCGACCTGATCATAGGATACGTAAGCGACCCGGACGGAACACTCTCAGAAAACCTCAGGAAAACCGGTGCAGGAAGAGTGGTTACCCGTTCGCCTTTCCCCAAGGGAGATGAGAGGCACGCAGCCGATTATACCGCGCTTGTTCTCACCGAAATCGGGCTGGAGGTGAATCCTCCGCTATTTCCCAAGATTCATTTGAACGATGAAGACCTGGCTTTCGCATATCAATTCCTTTCTTCAATAGAACATAATCAGGCAGAGACGCCATCAATGGCGTCTCTACGAATAGAGCAATTTTCTCATTCGGCGCATAAACCTTTTGTAGCAATACATCCAAGGACATATGGTATTAAGGGGCTGCCGATTGAAACATTCGTTAAGATAGGGAAATGGGTTGAAAACACAATCGATGCGAAGACAATGTGGATTACCGGTCAGGCCGAGGAGGAGAACATAGATATTATCAAATTGAACTTTCCCTCGTCCATACTTTTTCATCTCCAGCCCCTTCCTAAAGTCGCCGCCGTTCTCCGACTCTCCCGCTTCTATATCGGATGCGACACCGGAATCTCCCACCTTGCCGCCGCCGCCGGGGCGCCGGTCATTGCCCTATTTGGCCCTACCAACCCGCATGTCTGGGGCCCAAGGGGTAGCAAGGTCTGGATAGTAAAGGCTGATGACATGGCCGAATTTGAGGATGAGAATCTAAAAGAGATAATCTATAAATTCGACGGAATAGGCGATGTAAAGGAATACAGAATACTTCCTTATCGACCTGAAAAATAA
- a CDS encoding caspase family protein has protein sequence MSKKSTVGIKKKSPRRALCVGINDYPYEGNDLNGCVNDANAWAGLLTKQYGFPKSDVKVLLDSEATKKNIMKALKRLMAGARPGDILVFTNSSHGSYVADTSGDEEKYDEILCPYDIEDNHILDDELRELIANLKSGVNMTVILDNCFSGTATRAAVAEIIPGLKTPDDRRVRFLSPALRGLPVLQNPWSAKPNSKMKQPESKMMEILLSGCTDKEYSYDAFFDGVYHGALTYYAIQAIRQANYKLTYSQLHKRIVNLISDYPQHPQLEGKSSNKKRQIFS, from the coding sequence ATGTCCAAAAAGTCCACCGTCGGAATCAAAAAGAAATCACCCAGGCGGGCCCTCTGCGTAGGTATAAACGACTACCCATACGAGGGGAATGACCTAAACGGCTGTGTCAACGACGCCAATGCCTGGGCCGGGCTGCTGACAAAGCAATACGGATTTCCGAAGTCAGACGTCAAGGTACTGCTCGATTCGGAAGCGACTAAAAAGAACATAATGAAAGCGCTAAAGAGATTGATGGCCGGGGCAAGGCCGGGAGACATACTGGTTTTTACCAACTCATCGCACGGTTCTTATGTCGCCGATACAAGCGGAGACGAGGAGAAGTATGATGAAATACTCTGCCCTTATGATATAGAGGACAACCATATCCTCGACGACGAGCTAAGAGAGCTAATAGCCAACTTAAAATCCGGGGTTAATATGACGGTTATTTTGGACAACTGTTTTTCCGGTACGGCCACGCGGGCGGCTGTCGCCGAAATAATTCCCGGCCTGAAAACACCGGATGACCGGCGGGTGCGTTTTCTTAGTCCGGCCCTTCGCGGGCTGCCGGTGCTCCAAAATCCCTGGAGTGCCAAGCCCAATTCAAAGATGAAACAGCCAGAGTCGAAGATGATGGAGATCCTATTGAGCGGATGTACAGACAAAGAATACTCATACGACGCATTCTTTGACGGTGTTTACCACGGCGCCTTAACCTATTACGCCATACAAGCCATAAGGCAGGCCAATTATAAGCTAACCTACTCTCAGTTGCATAAGCGTATCGTCAATCTAATCAGCGACTATCCGCAACACCCTCAGCTCGAGGGGAAGAGTTCAAACAAAAAGAGGCAAATATTTAGCTGA